A genomic stretch from Hymenobacter psoromatis includes:
- a CDS encoding acetyl-CoA acetyltransferase (Catalyzes the synthesis of acetoacetyl coenzyme A from two molecules of acetyl coenzyme A. It can also act as a thiolase, catalyzing the reverse reaction and generating two-carbon units from the four-carbon product of fatty acid oxidation) produces the protein MQVKEVVIVAAVRTPIGSFGGALASLSAVELGAIALKGALDKAGVAPELVEQVIMGNVISANLGQAPARQAAKRAGLPDTVECTTVNKVCASGSKAIMYGAQAIMLGQAEVILAGGMESMSNVPYYLDKARFGAKYGNGQMIDGLVRDGLWDPYHDYAMGNAADATAAHYGITREEQDAFARQSYERSAAAAQAGKKKEEIVPVTVTVRGKDTIVSDDEEYTKVQFEKMAGLKPAFTKTGTVTAANASTLNDGAAAVLLMSREKAAELGIKPLALIRGFADAEQAPEWFTTTPSLAIPKALKNAGLEAKDVDFYEINEAFSVVSLANNKLLNLEGSKVNVYGGAVSLGHPLGASGARIVTTLLSVLEQEGGKIGVTGICNGGGGASSIVLEKL, from the coding sequence ATGCAAGTAAAAGAAGTAGTTATCGTAGCCGCCGTGCGCACGCCGATTGGCTCATTTGGCGGGGCACTGGCCTCGCTGTCGGCCGTTGAGCTGGGGGCCATTGCCCTGAAAGGCGCGCTGGACAAGGCCGGCGTAGCGCCCGAGCTGGTTGAGCAGGTGATTATGGGCAATGTCATTTCGGCCAACCTGGGCCAGGCCCCGGCCCGGCAGGCGGCCAAGCGTGCCGGCCTGCCCGATACCGTGGAATGCACCACCGTGAACAAGGTTTGCGCTTCGGGCTCGAAGGCTATTATGTATGGTGCTCAGGCTATTATGCTGGGTCAGGCTGAGGTAATTCTGGCCGGCGGCATGGAGAGCATGAGCAACGTGCCCTACTACCTCGACAAAGCCCGTTTTGGAGCTAAGTATGGTAATGGCCAGATGATTGACGGCCTCGTGCGCGACGGCCTCTGGGACCCCTACCACGACTATGCGATGGGCAACGCCGCCGACGCCACGGCCGCTCACTACGGCATCACGCGCGAGGAGCAGGACGCCTTTGCGCGCCAGAGCTACGAGCGTAGCGCTGCCGCCGCGCAGGCCGGCAAGAAGAAGGAAGAGATTGTGCCCGTGACCGTTACGGTACGCGGCAAGGATACTATAGTGAGCGACGACGAGGAATATACCAAGGTACAATTTGAGAAGATGGCGGGCCTCAAGCCGGCCTTCACCAAAACCGGCACCGTGACGGCCGCCAACGCCTCGACCCTCAACGACGGGGCCGCCGCCGTGCTGCTGATGAGCCGCGAAAAGGCCGCCGAGCTGGGCATCAAGCCGCTGGCCCTTATTCGTGGTTTTGCCGATGCCGAGCAGGCACCGGAGTGGTTCACGACCACGCCTTCGCTGGCCATTCCGAAGGCACTAAAAAATGCTGGACTGGAAGCTAAGGATGTTGATTTCTACGAGATTAACGAGGCTTTCTCAGTGGTTTCGCTGGCTAATAATAAGCTGCTCAACCTGGAAGGCAGCAAGGTGAACGTGTACGGCGGGGCCGTGAGCCTGGGCCACCCACTGGGCGCGTCGGGCGCGCGCATCGTGACCACGCTGCTGAGCGTGCTGGAGCAAGAGGGCGGCAAAATTGGCGTGACGGGCATTTGCAACGGCGGCGGCGGGGCCAGCTCGATTGTGTTGGAAAAGCTGTAG
- a CDS encoding DNA topoisomerase III, translating to MKVCLAEKPSVAREIAQVIGADRRMDGYYEGNGYQVTWTFGHFCQLKEPDDYRPEWKRWNLHDLPMIPEQFGIKLMRRDEGVVKQFNTIKRLLDAATEVINCGDAGQEGEVIQRWVIHEAKCRKPVKRLWISSLTEEAIRQGFNNLRDGKEFDSLYQAGRSRAVGDWLLGLNATRLFTLKYTTYQDKQLLSIGRVQTPTLALLVDRYHEIRNFKPEPYWVLKTQYRDTTFTRINTEAEQKQAQDAPDEQSRLRALGYFVKEDEANQALEAVKPAPLTVTNVEIKKGRESPPRLFDLTSLQVQCNNQLSLSAEDTLKIVQALYEKKAVSYPRVDTTFLPDDIYPKIPGILRGIGYQNLTGPLLANKIPKTTKVFNNNKVTDHHAIIPTGSGGPSGGMESSVYDIIVRRFIAAFYPDCEVSNTTVLAEAAEYLFRVRGRQILSPGWRVVYGDPAQQTAPKPTPPVGASATGAEDNDDVVSTVLPSFAKGESGPHQPRLESKMTQPPKDYTEASLLRGMETAGRNIDDEELRLAMKESGIGRPSTRAAIIETLFKRNYVRRDKKRLLPTPTGVELIGLIKNPTLKSAELTGQWEQKLRQIERNELPSDQFLEELKGLVREMVQEVKTDRSGRAVSGGSPTPPAAGGSQGAASGAQKPAVSGQKAGSQAAATTSLGNCPACKTGHILRGKSAFGCARFREGCQFRLPIEILGKKLSDPQVKSLLAKGRTQLIKGFVTGAGEKLDGALTLDKNLQPELVPAAESKPTTATDPGQIPCPVCKLGTMLKGSSAFGCSRFREDCQFRVPFEWGGKKLTDTQLRQLLRRGETGVIKGFLSAKTGKKYDAALKIDEGRVVPVFA from the coding sequence ATGAAAGTTTGCCTTGCCGAAAAGCCCAGTGTGGCCCGCGAAATAGCCCAGGTTATCGGGGCCGACCGGCGCATGGACGGCTACTACGAGGGCAATGGCTACCAGGTCACCTGGACGTTTGGCCACTTCTGCCAGCTCAAGGAGCCCGACGACTACCGCCCCGAGTGGAAGCGCTGGAACCTGCACGACCTGCCCATGATACCCGAGCAGTTCGGCATCAAGCTCATGCGCCGCGACGAGGGGGTAGTAAAACAGTTCAACACCATTAAGCGCCTGCTCGACGCGGCCACCGAAGTCATCAACTGCGGCGACGCCGGGCAGGAGGGCGAGGTCATTCAGCGCTGGGTCATTCACGAGGCCAAGTGCCGCAAGCCGGTGAAGCGGCTCTGGATTTCGTCGCTCACGGAAGAGGCTATCCGGCAGGGTTTCAATAATTTGCGTGATGGTAAAGAGTTCGATAGCCTCTACCAGGCCGGGCGCAGCCGGGCGGTGGGCGATTGGCTGCTGGGCCTGAATGCCACGCGCCTCTTTACCCTCAAATACACGACGTATCAGGATAAACAGCTGCTGAGCATCGGGCGGGTGCAAACGCCCACGCTGGCCCTGCTGGTGGACCGCTACCACGAAATCCGCAACTTCAAGCCCGAACCGTACTGGGTGCTCAAAACACAGTACCGCGACACCACTTTCACGCGCATCAACACCGAGGCCGAGCAGAAGCAGGCTCAGGATGCGCCCGACGAGCAGAGCCGCCTGCGGGCGCTGGGCTATTTTGTGAAGGAAGATGAGGCCAACCAGGCCCTCGAAGCGGTGAAACCCGCGCCGCTCACCGTCACCAACGTCGAGATTAAGAAGGGTAGGGAGTCGCCGCCGCGCCTGTTCGACCTCACCTCGCTGCAAGTGCAGTGCAACAACCAGCTTAGCCTGTCGGCCGAGGACACGCTCAAGATTGTGCAGGCGCTCTACGAGAAAAAGGCCGTGAGCTACCCGCGCGTCGATACCACGTTTTTGCCCGATGATATTTACCCCAAAATCCCCGGTATTCTGCGCGGCATTGGGTATCAGAATCTGACCGGGCCGCTGCTGGCGAATAAGATTCCGAAGACAACTAAGGTATTCAACAACAACAAGGTAACTGACCACCACGCCATTATTCCGACGGGCAGCGGTGGGCCGAGCGGCGGCATGGAAAGCAGCGTGTATGACATCATCGTACGCCGCTTTATCGCCGCGTTTTACCCCGACTGCGAGGTGAGCAACACCACCGTGCTGGCCGAGGCGGCCGAGTACCTGTTTCGGGTACGCGGCCGCCAGATTCTCAGTCCCGGCTGGCGCGTCGTGTACGGCGACCCGGCCCAGCAAACCGCGCCCAAGCCTACCCCCCCCGTCGGGGCCAGCGCCACCGGCGCCGAGGACAACGACGATGTGGTGAGCACGGTATTGCCCAGCTTCGCCAAGGGCGAAAGCGGCCCGCACCAGCCGCGCCTCGAAAGCAAGATGACCCAGCCGCCCAAAGACTACACCGAGGCCAGCCTGCTGCGCGGCATGGAAACGGCCGGCCGCAACATCGACGACGAGGAACTGCGCCTGGCCATGAAGGAAAGCGGCATCGGCCGCCCCAGCACCCGCGCCGCCATCATCGAAACGCTGTTCAAGCGCAACTACGTGCGGCGCGATAAAAAGCGCCTCCTACCCACCCCCACGGGCGTCGAGCTAATTGGTTTAATCAAAAACCCGACCCTGAAATCGGCGGAGCTAACCGGCCAGTGGGAGCAGAAGCTCCGCCAGATTGAGCGCAATGAGCTGCCCTCCGACCAGTTTCTGGAGGAGCTGAAGGGCCTGGTGCGCGAGATGGTGCAGGAGGTGAAAACGGATAGGAGCGGGCGGGCGGTGTCGGGTGGCAGCCCTACTCCCCCCGCCGCCGGCGGTAGCCAAGGCGCTGCAAGCGGGGCGCAAAAGCCGGCTGTTTCCGGGCAAAAGGCTGGCAGCCAGGCAGCGGCGACAACCAGCTTAGGAAACTGCCCGGCCTGCAAAACCGGCCACATTCTGCGCGGTAAATCGGCCTTTGGCTGCGCCCGCTTCCGCGAGGGCTGTCAGTTCCGCCTACCCATCGAAATACTCGGTAAAAAGCTCAGCGACCCGCAGGTTAAAAGCCTGCTGGCCAAGGGTCGCACGCAGCTGATAAAAGGCTTCGTGACCGGCGCGGGCGAGAAGCTGGACGGCGCGTTGACGCTTGATAAAAACCTGCAACCCGAACTGGTGCCCGCCGCCGAAAGCAAGCCCACCACCGCCACCGACCCCGGCCAGATTCCGTGCCCGGTATGCAAGCTCGGCACCATGCTCAAGGGCAGCAGCGCCTTCGGGTGCTCGCGCTTCCGCGAAGACTGCCAGTTCCGCGTGCCCTTCGAATGGGGGGGTAAGAAGCTGACTGACACGCAGCTGCGCCAGCTGTTGCGCCGCGGCGAAACGGGCGTCATCAAGGGCTTTCTCTCAGCCAAAACCGGTAAGAAGTACGATGCCGCGCTCAAGATTGACGAGGGGCGCGTGGTGCCGGTGTTTGCGTAG
- a CDS encoding carbonic anhydrase, translated as MAGIQDILANNQRWVAERNAEDPDFFKRLVNGQQPRYLFIGCSDSRVPSSNITGTGPGEMFVHRNIANLVVHSDMNLLSVLQYAVEVLGVQDILVVGHYGCGGVAAAAANKQYGLIDNWLVNIRDVVRLHETELLRIPDETQRLRRLVELNVTEQVRNLAKTNIIQNALRGDNPPRLHGLVYDIADGVLKDLNVDGETVTHDLAHIYGTKAMPDDELDKENPA; from the coding sequence ATGGCCGGTATCCAGGATATTCTTGCTAATAATCAGCGGTGGGTGGCTGAGCGCAACGCCGAAGACCCCGACTTTTTTAAGCGCCTGGTCAACGGCCAGCAGCCGCGCTACCTCTTCATAGGCTGTTCCGACTCGCGGGTGCCGTCCTCGAACATTACGGGCACCGGGCCGGGCGAGATGTTTGTGCACCGCAACATTGCTAACCTGGTGGTGCACAGCGATATGAATCTGCTCAGCGTGCTGCAATACGCCGTGGAAGTGCTGGGCGTGCAGGATATTCTGGTGGTGGGCCACTACGGCTGCGGGGGGGTAGCAGCAGCCGCGGCCAACAAGCAATATGGCCTGATTGACAACTGGTTGGTGAACATTCGCGACGTAGTGCGCCTGCACGAAACCGAGCTGCTGCGCATTCCGGACGAAACCCAGCGCCTGCGCCGCCTCGTGGAGCTCAACGTGACGGAGCAGGTGCGCAACCTGGCCAAAACCAACATTATCCAGAACGCGCTGCGCGGCGACAACCCGCCCCGCCTGCACGGCCTCGTGTATGACATCGCCGACGGCGTGCTCAAAGACCTGAACGTGGACGGCGAAACCGTGACCCACGACCTGGCCCACATCTACGGCACCAAAGCAATGCCCGACGACGAGTTGGACAAGGAAAATCCCGCGTAG
- a CDS encoding collagen-binding protein, whose amino-acid sequence MNRLLTLGWLGLLLLLLSSYPPTARAQGRVTISGTVKDAKTGEDLTGASVHLAELPGVGAAANAYGFYTLTVPAGTYTVEATFVGYQAQPRQLTLTKSQRLDFRLSAGGQELNEVVVTGRSSQANISRAQSGVETLDIKQIAKVPVLFGEKDVLKTLTLLPGIKSAGEGSSGFSVRGGSVDQNLILLDEATVYNASHLLGFFSTFNSDAIKDLTVFKGGMPAQYGGRLSSVVDIRMKDGNDQAFHGSGGIGLIASRLALEGPIVKGKGSFLVTGRRTYADLFLKLSHNATTRSASLYFYDLNAKANYTFDDRNRLYFSGYLGRDVFGVNNFGNNYGNQTATLRFNHLFSDRLFSNTSLIFNKYSYQITIQSNDQDFSIDSKIQDFHLKQDFEFSPSTRQTLRFGIDAISHTITPGHVTASAAAPVNATPDRTNHSLETAAYVSHEWSATDKLDFTTGLRLSEFSLLGAGNYSTYDPQGNILATTNYNSGQVIKTYLNLEPRLAASYQLTDNTSLKAGYARNVQNLHLLSNSATTLPTDLYVPTSLNVRPELADQVSAGYYRRLGAKRTYSFSAEVYYKWLQHQIDYRDGTQLQANQDVEATLLYGKGRAYGAELLLRKETGRLTGWVGYTLSKSQRQYSDINSGAWFNYRQDRPVDLSIVAIYQLTPKWSLSGTIVGSSGQAVTYPVGKYLVAGQVVNLYGLRNADRLPPYERIDVGATYDNPHQEGHRFHSSWNFSIYNLLGRENAYSITFQQDPNDATKTQALQTALFRMVPSATYNFSF is encoded by the coding sequence ATGAACCGACTCCTTACTTTAGGCTGGCTGGGCTTGCTACTGCTTTTGTTGAGCAGCTACCCGCCAACCGCGCGGGCGCAGGGCCGCGTCACGATTAGCGGCACGGTGAAAGATGCCAAAACCGGCGAAGACCTCACCGGCGCTTCGGTGCACCTGGCCGAGCTGCCGGGGGTAGGGGCGGCAGCCAATGCCTATGGCTTTTATACCCTCACCGTGCCGGCCGGCACCTACACCGTGGAGGCCACCTTCGTGGGCTACCAGGCCCAGCCGCGCCAGCTCACGCTCACCAAAAGCCAGCGCCTGGACTTTCGCCTCAGCGCCGGGGGCCAGGAGCTGAACGAGGTGGTGGTGACGGGCCGCAGCAGCCAGGCCAACATCAGCCGGGCGCAGTCGGGCGTCGAAACGCTCGACATCAAGCAGATAGCCAAGGTGCCGGTGCTTTTTGGCGAGAAAGACGTGCTCAAAACCCTGACCCTGCTGCCGGGCATCAAGAGCGCCGGGGAGGGCAGCAGCGGCTTTTCGGTGCGCGGCGGCAGCGTGGACCAGAACCTGATTTTGCTCGACGAGGCCACCGTCTATAACGCCTCGCACCTGCTGGGTTTCTTCTCAACTTTTAACTCCGACGCCATCAAGGACCTGACCGTGTTTAAGGGCGGCATGCCGGCGCAGTATGGCGGCCGGCTCTCGTCGGTGGTCGATATTCGCATGAAGGATGGCAACGACCAGGCCTTTCACGGCAGCGGCGGCATTGGCCTCATCGCCTCGCGCCTGGCCCTGGAAGGCCCCATCGTGAAGGGCAAAGGCTCGTTTCTGGTCACCGGCCGCCGCACCTACGCCGACCTGTTTCTAAAGCTCTCGCACAACGCCACGACCCGCAGCGCGAGCCTTTATTTCTACGACCTCAACGCCAAGGCCAACTACACCTTCGACGACCGCAACCGGCTGTATTTTTCGGGCTACCTGGGGCGCGACGTGTTCGGCGTCAACAACTTTGGCAACAACTACGGCAACCAAACGGCCACGCTGCGCTTCAACCACCTGTTTTCGGACCGGCTCTTTAGCAATACGTCGCTGATTTTCAATAAGTACAGCTACCAGATTACGATTCAGTCGAACGACCAGGATTTCAGCATCGACTCCAAAATCCAGGATTTTCACCTCAAGCAGGATTTTGAGTTTTCGCCCAGCACCCGCCAAACGCTGCGCTTCGGAATCGATGCCATTTCCCACACCATCACGCCGGGCCACGTTACGGCGTCGGCCGCCGCGCCCGTCAACGCCACGCCCGACCGCACCAACCACTCGCTCGAAACGGCGGCCTACGTCTCGCACGAGTGGAGCGCCACCGACAAGCTCGACTTCACCACCGGCCTGCGCCTGTCGGAGTTCAGCCTGCTGGGCGCGGGCAACTACTCGACCTACGACCCGCAGGGTAACATCCTGGCCACCACGAACTATAATTCGGGCCAGGTCATCAAAACCTACCTCAACCTGGAGCCGCGCCTGGCCGCCAGCTACCAGCTCACCGACAATACCTCCCTCAAAGCCGGCTACGCCCGCAACGTGCAGAACCTGCACCTGCTCAGCAATTCGGCCACTACCCTGCCCACCGACCTCTACGTGCCCACCTCGCTCAACGTGCGGCCCGAGCTGGCCGACCAGGTTTCGGCCGGCTACTACCGCCGCCTGGGAGCTAAGCGCACCTACTCGTTTTCGGCTGAGGTATATTATAAGTGGCTCCAGCACCAGATTGACTACCGCGACGGCACCCAGCTGCAGGCCAACCAGGACGTGGAAGCCACCCTGCTCTACGGCAAGGGCCGGGCCTACGGCGCCGAGTTGCTGCTGCGCAAGGAAACCGGCCGCCTCACCGGCTGGGTTGGCTACACACTGAGCAAGTCGCAGCGCCAATATTCCGACATCAACTCCGGGGCCTGGTTCAACTACCGCCAGGACCGGCCGGTGGACCTCTCCATCGTGGCCATCTACCAGCTCACGCCCAAGTGGAGCCTGTCGGGCACCATCGTGGGCAGCTCGGGCCAGGCCGTGACCTACCCCGTGGGCAAATACCTGGTGGCCGGCCAGGTGGTGAACCTCTATGGCCTGCGCAACGCCGACCGCCTACCCCCCTACGAGCGCATCGACGTGGGCGCCACCTACGACAACCCGCACCAGGAGGGCCACCGCTTCCACAGCAGCTGGAACTTCTCCATCTACAACCTGCTGGGCCGCGAAAACGCCTACAGCATCACGTTTCAGCAAGACCCCAACGACGCCACCAAAACCCAGGCCCTGCAAACAGCCCTGTTTCGGATGGTGCCCTCGGCCACGTATAATTTCAGCTTCTGA
- a CDS encoding DNA-binding response regulator, with protein sequence MKLLLVEDEAALRSTLVDALSQGGYVVEVAANFAQAYEKIKLYHYDCVLLDLTLPDGNGLDLLRALKADNSPAGVLVISARDGLNDRVKGLDLGADDYLAKPFHLSELNARLRAIIRRRRFQGQNHVAFRDLLVWPEQAEVLVRGEPLALTRKEYDLLLYLLANPGRVLTKEAIAEHLCGDAVDATDSFDFIYTHLKNLRKKLQEKGAENYIRTMYGVGYKLSME encoded by the coding sequence ATGAAACTCTTGTTAGTCGAAGACGAAGCGGCCTTGCGCTCTACCTTGGTCGATGCCCTGAGCCAGGGCGGTTACGTGGTGGAAGTCGCCGCGAATTTTGCCCAGGCCTACGAAAAAATCAAGCTTTACCACTACGATTGCGTGCTGCTCGACCTCACGCTGCCCGATGGCAACGGCCTCGACCTGCTGCGCGCGCTCAAGGCCGACAATTCGCCAGCGGGCGTGCTCGTCATCTCGGCCCGCGATGGCCTCAACGACCGCGTGAAAGGCCTCGACCTGGGGGCCGACGACTACCTGGCCAAGCCCTTTCACCTTTCGGAGCTGAACGCGCGGCTGCGGGCCATCATCCGGCGGCGGCGGTTTCAGGGCCAAAACCACGTGGCCTTCCGCGACCTGCTGGTGTGGCCCGAGCAGGCCGAAGTGCTGGTGCGCGGCGAACCCCTCGCCCTCACCCGCAAAGAATACGACCTGCTGCTGTATCTGCTCGCCAACCCCGGCCGCGTGCTCACCAAAGAAGCCATTGCCGAACACCTCTGCGGCGACGCCGTGGACGCCACCGACTCATTTGACTTTATCTATACGCACCTCAAAAACCTGCGCAAAAAGCTTCAGGAAAAGGGGGCGGAGAACTACATCCGCACTATGTATGGCGTGGGCTACAAGCTGAGCATGGAGTAA
- a CDS encoding glycoside hydrolase, producing the protein MTRFALLAGVAVALAALPPTLTLAQASRAAAAQPAPPTLPAVRQVRFKADTFNIQQYGAVADGQTLNTRAFQQAIMACTQAGGGTVRVPAGLWLTGPIVLQNNVNLHLATGALVQFTTDHRQYPLVKTSWEGEDAIRSQAPVSGVGLTNIAITGNGTLDGAGDSWRPVKKSKLNEGEWKKLVASGGVLNEKKDSWYPSAASLKGNLLAAAGTPRKSLNPADFADIRDFLRPNMLSLTDCQQILLEGFTIQNSPAWTIHPLLCQDITVRRVTARNPWYGQNTDAIDVESCRNGVLDDCVFSVGDDGLCIKSGRDEEGRKRGVPTENFLIQNCKVYSAHGGFVIGSEMSGGVRNLVVRNCTFQGTDVGLRFKTARGRGGMVENIWVDGITMTDIAGQAILFDMYYMAKDPVPPAGEAAAPPVIAAQPLNEGTPQFQHFYLKNVVCKGAETAILIRGLPEMAIKDISLENVVIEARKGLICQEAENIRLQNVTLLTTDTMPVMEVQNSKNISLDGIKYASGADLLLRVSGDRSQDIRLTNTNTKLAKKGLELGDKVGKKVVQVAAK; encoded by the coding sequence ATGACCCGTTTTGCGCTGCTTGCCGGCGTAGCGGTGGCCCTGGCCGCCCTACCCCCCACTCTCACCCTGGCTCAGGCCAGCCGCGCGGCCGCCGCCCAGCCCGCGCCTCCTACCCTGCCCGCCGTGCGGCAGGTGCGCTTCAAGGCCGACACGTTCAATATCCAGCAATACGGGGCCGTGGCCGATGGGCAAACCCTGAATACGCGGGCGTTTCAGCAGGCCATTATGGCCTGCACCCAGGCCGGCGGGGGCACGGTGCGAGTGCCGGCCGGGCTGTGGCTCACCGGGCCTATCGTGCTGCAAAACAACGTGAACCTGCACCTGGCCACCGGCGCGCTCGTGCAGTTCACCACCGACCACCGGCAATATCCGCTCGTCAAAACCAGCTGGGAGGGCGAGGACGCCATTCGGAGCCAGGCCCCGGTTTCGGGGGTAGGGCTGACCAACATCGCCATCACCGGCAACGGCACGCTGGATGGGGCCGGCGACAGCTGGCGGCCCGTGAAGAAGAGCAAGCTCAACGAGGGCGAGTGGAAAAAGCTGGTGGCCTCGGGCGGCGTGCTCAACGAGAAAAAGGACTCGTGGTACCCCTCGGCGGCGTCGCTCAAGGGCAATCTGCTGGCCGCCGCCGGCACGCCGCGCAAGAGCCTGAACCCGGCCGACTTCGCCGATATCCGCGATTTTCTGCGGCCTAATATGCTGAGCCTGACCGACTGCCAGCAGATTTTGCTCGAAGGCTTCACCATTCAGAATTCGCCGGCCTGGACGATTCACCCGCTGCTGTGCCAGGATATTACGGTGCGCCGCGTAACGGCCCGCAACCCCTGGTATGGCCAGAACACCGACGCCATCGACGTGGAATCGTGCCGCAACGGCGTGCTCGACGACTGCGTGTTTAGCGTGGGCGACGACGGCCTGTGCATCAAGAGCGGCCGCGACGAGGAAGGCCGCAAGCGCGGCGTGCCCACCGAGAACTTCCTCATCCAAAATTGCAAGGTGTACAGCGCCCACGGCGGCTTCGTGATTGGCTCCGAAATGTCGGGCGGCGTGCGCAACCTGGTGGTGCGCAACTGCACCTTCCAGGGCACCGACGTGGGCCTGCGCTTCAAAACGGCGCGCGGCCGCGGCGGCATGGTGGAGAACATCTGGGTCGATGGCATTACCATGACGGACATTGCCGGGCAAGCCATCCTCTTCGACATGTACTACATGGCCAAAGACCCCGTGCCGCCGGCCGGCGAGGCCGCCGCGCCGCCCGTTATCGCGGCCCAGCCGCTGAATGAGGGCACGCCGCAGTTCCAGCATTTCTACCTCAAAAACGTGGTGTGCAAGGGCGCCGAAACCGCCATTCTGATACGCGGCCTGCCCGAGATGGCCATCAAGGATATCAGCCTCGAAAACGTGGTGATTGAGGCGCGCAAGGGTCTGATATGCCAGGAGGCCGAGAATATTCGCCTCCAAAACGTGACCCTGCTCACCACCGATACCATGCCGGTGATGGAAGTTCAGAACAGCAAAAACATCAGCCTCGACGGCATCAAATACGCCAGCGGGGCCGACCTGCTGCTGCGCGTGAGCGGCGACCGCAGCCAGGATATTCGCCTCACCAACACCAATACCAAGCTGGCTAAGAAAGGGCTGGAGCTGGGTGATAAAGTAGGCAAGAAAGTGGTGCAGGTGGCGGCGAAGTAG